One Leptolyngbya sp. CCY15150 genomic window, TCTACGGCAAGCTGGCTTTCTTCCGAGAGCGGCCGGTAGACATACCGCCGGATCCAACGCCTGCGGTGGTTGAAACCACGGTTTAAATAGCCACGGTTTAAATAGACAGATTCCAATCAGATGAGGTAGGACTTGTGGCATCAGAAGCATTGGGATGGCTAGGGGTGCCCTTAGCGATCGCCGCTGGCACCATGCGGGGCGGAACACCGTTCCTGTTTGTCAGTTTGGGGGAATGTTTAACGGAAAAAAGCGGCAAGATTAACCTAGGGCTAGAAGGCACGTTGTTAACTGGAGCCATGAGCGCCTATGCCGTTTCCTACCTAACGCAGGACAGTTTAGGGCCGATATTGGCTCCCTTTGCCGGGGTATTGGTGGCAGGTTTGGCGGGCATGGCGCTGGGCTGTATCCACGGCTGGCTCTGTCAGCAGCCTCGGGTCAACGACGTGGCGGTGGGCATCGCCATGATTATTTTCGGCAGCGGCGTTGCCTTTTTCTTTGGCAAGCCGTTCATCCAGCCCAGTGCTCCCCTCTTGCCGACCATTGACCTGCTGGCCTGGACGGATCTACCGGAACAGTTTCAGTCAGCGGTGAAGATCAGCCCGCTCTTTTTATTAGGGGTGGCGATCGCCCCCCTAATGACCTGGTTCTTTCGCTCGACCCGCTGGGGCCTGTTTATCCGAGCCGTGGGCGATAGTCCTGATGCGGCGTTGGCCATGGGCGTCTCTATCTTCAAGGTGCGGATGCTCAGCATTGTGGCCGGCAGTTTCCTGGCGGGCATTGGCGGCGCGTCTCTCTCGCTGTACTACCCCGGTGTATGGACAGAGCTGGTATCCAGCGGTCAGGGTTTGATGGCCGTGGCGCTGGTGATTTTTGCCCGCTGGCAGCCCATGCAGTGTCTCTGGGCATCTTTGCTATTTGGCGGTGCTCAGGCCCTTGGGCCGGCTCTGCAATCTGTCGGCATCACCCAAGGCTACTACTTATTTAACGCTGCTCCTTATGTGTTGACCTTGGTGATTATGGTGATCACCTGTTCCCCAACCCGCACCATGACCGGCGTTC contains:
- a CDS encoding ABC transporter permease gives rise to the protein MASEALGWLGVPLAIAAGTMRGGTPFLFVSLGECLTEKSGKINLGLEGTLLTGAMSAYAVSYLTQDSLGPILAPFAGVLVAGLAGMALGCIHGWLCQQPRVNDVAVGIAMIIFGSGVAFFFGKPFIQPSAPLLPTIDLLAWTDLPEQFQSAVKISPLFLLGVAIAPLMTWFFRSTRWGLFIRAVGDSPDAALAMGVSIFKVRMLSIVAGSFLAGIGGASLSLYYPGVWTELVSSGQGLMAVALVIFARWQPMQCLWASLLFGGAQALGPALQSVGITQGYYLFNAAPYVLTLVIMVITCSPTRTMTGVPGALGSDR